In Sulfitobacter sp. W027, a single window of DNA contains:
- the rbfA gene encoding 30S ribosome-binding factor RbfA — protein sequence MAKNKFHEGAGPSQRQLRVGETVRRALSDVLARGDVHDTDLNRLSITVGEVRISPDLKIATAYVLPLGGEGQDEVLKLLARNKNELRRQVAKKLTLKFSPDLRFQLDRTFDRMDDTRRMLNQDVVRRDADAPDDDAADSAPDQ from the coding sequence ATGGCAAAGAACAAGTTTCATGAGGGCGCAGGCCCGTCGCAACGACAACTCCGCGTGGGCGAAACCGTCCGCCGCGCCTTGTCTGATGTTCTCGCACGCGGGGACGTGCATGACACCGACCTCAACCGTCTGTCGATCACCGTGGGAGAGGTGCGCATTTCGCCCGATCTCAAGATCGCCACGGCCTATGTGCTGCCGCTGGGCGGTGAAGGTCAGGATGAGGTGCTCAAGCTGCTGGCGCGCAATAAGAACGAATTGCGCCGACAGGTGGCTAAGAAACTCACGCTCAAGTTCTCTCCTGATCTGCGGTTCCAATTGGATCGCACATTCGACCGGATGGACGACACGCGCCGGATGTTGAACCAAGACGTGGTGCGCCGCGATGCGGATGCGCCTGACGATGACGCTGCCGACAGCGCGCCGGATCAGTGA
- a CDS encoding phosphate/phosphite/phosphonate ABC transporter substrate-binding protein has translation MIASLMMYLRPETAAATARYWAVIQEELHARGIAAPEMLSNIAYEFEVWNDPDLTLSQTCGMPYRLWLHDHVTLIGTPDFGVEGCPPGYYNSVFVVRANDPRETISDFRAARFTYNQTFSQSGYAAAYAHCRAEGFWFEDRAQSHGHRNSAKTVAEGGADIAALDAVSWRLIRRYDAFAGRLRVLDSTTPTPGLPYIAAAGADRAATAAALRDAITRLTPKDAETLGLRGLVDISKAAYLAVPSPPYGA, from the coding sequence ATGATCGCTAGCCTAATGATGTACCTGCGCCCCGAGACCGCCGCGGCCACGGCCCGCTACTGGGCTGTGATCCAAGAAGAACTGCATGCGCGGGGCATCGCGGCACCAGAAATGTTGAGCAATATTGCCTACGAATTCGAGGTCTGGAATGATCCTGATCTGACCCTCTCGCAAACCTGCGGGATGCCGTATCGCCTATGGCTGCACGACCATGTCACCCTGATCGGAACGCCGGACTTTGGCGTCGAGGGCTGTCCGCCGGGGTATTACAACAGCGTTTTCGTGGTCCGCGCCAATGATCCCCGTGAAACAATTTCGGATTTCCGCGCGGCGCGTTTCACATACAACCAGACATTCTCGCAGTCTGGCTATGCCGCCGCCTATGCGCATTGCCGGGCGGAGGGATTCTGGTTTGAAGACCGCGCGCAAAGCCACGGGCACCGGAACTCTGCCAAAACCGTCGCCGAAGGCGGGGCGGACATTGCGGCGCTGGATGCGGTTTCGTGGCGGTTGATCCGGCGATATGACGCTTTCGCGGGTCGTTTGCGGGTGCTAGACAGCACGACACCGACGCCCGGCCTGCCTTATATTGCAGCGGCGGGCGCAGATCGGGCCGCGACAGCCGCCGCCCTCAGGGATGCCATTACCCGGCTTACACCAAAGGATGCTGAAACACTGGGCCTGCGCGGCTTGGTCGATATCTCCAAAGCCGCATATCTCGCCGTGCCCTCACCGCCCTACGGCGCGTGA
- the truB gene encoding tRNA pseudouridine(55) synthase TruB, with protein MARKRKGRDISGWLVVDKPAGPTSTAVVNKVRWALEAKKAGHAGTLDPEATGVLAIALGEATKTVPYITDALKAYEFTVRLGIATNTDDAEGEVIGTSDLRPDDAAIKDALSNFIGDIQQVPPQFSAVKIDGQRAYKRARDGEEMDIAARPLWVESLLLLDRPDADHVTLEMVCGKGGYVRSIARDLGQKLGCLGHVRELRRTWSGPFDAANALTLAQIDEIARTPELDTHLLPLAEGLVDLPEVKATPEGATRLRNGNPGMVIAHDVEYGDECWASLDGQPVALGRFKAGELHPSRVFNLSTDTNEG; from the coding sequence ATGGCACGCAAACGCAAAGGTCGCGACATTTCCGGTTGGCTGGTGGTGGACAAACCCGCCGGGCCGACATCGACCGCCGTGGTCAACAAGGTTCGCTGGGCGCTTGAAGCCAAGAAGGCGGGCCACGCGGGCACGCTTGATCCCGAAGCCACCGGCGTTCTGGCCATCGCCTTGGGCGAAGCGACCAAGACCGTGCCCTATATCACCGACGCGCTCAAAGCCTATGAGTTCACCGTGCGTCTGGGGATTGCCACCAACACCGACGACGCCGAAGGCGAAGTCATCGGCACCTCCGATCTGCGCCCCGACGATGCGGCCATCAAGGATGCGCTAAGCAATTTTATCGGCGATATCCAACAGGTACCGCCGCAGTTCTCTGCCGTGAAGATCGACGGCCAGCGCGCCTATAAACGCGCCCGCGATGGCGAAGAGATGGACATCGCCGCCCGCCCGCTTTGGGTGGAAAGCCTGCTGCTGCTCGACCGGCCTGACGCCGATCACGTCACGCTTGAAATGGTCTGCGGCAAGGGCGGCTATGTCCGCTCCATCGCGCGCGATCTTGGGCAGAAACTTGGTTGTTTGGGTCACGTCCGCGAATTGCGGCGCACGTGGTCCGGCCCATTTGACGCCGCGAACGCGCTGACGCTGGCACAGATCGACGAAATCGCCCGCACGCCGGAACTCGACACGCATCTTTTGCCCTTGGCCGAGGGGCTGGTCGACCTGCCCGAGGTCAAAGCCACGCCCGAAGGTGCCACCCGTCTGCGCAATGGCAACCCCGGCATGGTCATCGCCCATGACGTGGAATATGGCGACGAATGCTGGGCTTCGCTGGATGGCCAGCCCGTGGCCTTGGGCCGCTTCAAAGCGGGCGAATTGCACCCCAGCCGGGTGTTTAACCTCTCTACGGACACGAACGAGGGCTGA
- a CDS encoding phosphodiester glycosidase family protein: MIRAGLIALALIALKGTPSDAAECRNITFDGSSYTICEVDLDRDDLRLFLNDDAGAPYGFFGSLDEALKAQGLRLGFAMNAGMYHEDRSPVGHYVEEGVEARGVIDSAGPGNFGLLPNGVFCLRDGRADVIETKRYLKDKPDCRFATQSGPMLVIDGALHPRFLPNSTSRYIRNGVGTTADGKRAVFAISNDVVTFHEFARLYRDELDLPNALYFDGNISRLRAPGLRRTGAGFTTLGPIIGIVTPAK, encoded by the coding sequence GTGATCCGGGCCGGTTTAATCGCACTGGCGCTGATCGCGCTGAAAGGCACGCCTTCGGATGCTGCCGAATGTCGCAACATCACGTTTGACGGCAGCTCCTACACCATTTGCGAAGTTGATCTGGACCGTGACGACCTGCGGCTCTTTCTTAACGATGACGCAGGCGCGCCCTATGGGTTCTTCGGCTCGCTCGATGAGGCCTTGAAGGCGCAGGGCTTGCGGCTGGGCTTTGCGATGAACGCGGGCATGTACCACGAAGACCGCTCTCCGGTGGGGCATTACGTCGAAGAAGGCGTCGAGGCGCGCGGCGTGATCGACAGCGCGGGGCCCGGCAACTTTGGCCTGCTGCCCAATGGGGTCTTTTGCCTGCGCGATGGCCGCGCCGATGTGATCGAGACCAAGCGTTACCTCAAGGACAAACCTGACTGCCGCTTTGCGACGCAATCGGGGCCAATGCTGGTGATCGACGGGGCGCTGCATCCGCGATTCTTACCCAACAGCACCTCGCGCTATATCCGCAACGGCGTTGGCACCACGGCAGACGGAAAACGCGCGGTTTTCGCGATTTCCAATGACGTGGTAACCTTTCATGAGTTTGCCCGGCTCTACCGCGATGAGCTGGACCTGCCTAACGCGCTGTATTTCGACGGCAATATCTCACGTCTGCGCGCGCCGGGACTGCGCCGCACCGGGGCGGGCTTCACCACGCTAGGGCCGATCATCGGCATCGTCACGCCTGCAAAGTGA
- a CDS encoding heparinase II/III family protein — MIHLSSVMARRARFLNRWHAWRATRGRGRVLGFTASPEPRTIGSFARGRQLMAGNYLFAGSLLTAPQTAMWDLTPPDPAFAAELHGFAWLDDLAAVGDARARAAAQVWLWGWIDRFGRGQGLGWTPALTGRRLIRWINHALFMLRGTETEQSDAFYRSLEQQTRFLSKRWRASAPGLPRFEALTGLIYAGLSLEGLEELADPAIKALARECASQIDAEGGLPTRNPEELLAVFTLLTWAAAALSDAGRSTPKEHLTAIERIAPTLRSLRHADGALARFHGGGRGMEGWLDHALAAAKVKTRQPDGLAMGYARLSAGRTSVIVDAAAPPGGAASGNAHASTLAFELTSGRRPLVVNCGSGASFGLEWRRAGRATPSHSALSLVGHSSARLAEPDRYTREEALINGPRHVPVEMGEADEGLRFEGGHDAYLSSHGLTHARRLELTSDGRSLTGEDMLLAIEGAEKRRFDKVLSATQLKGVPFDIRFHLHPDVDATVDLGGAAISMALKSGEIWVFRHDGTHNLSLEAGVYLEGTRLKPRSAQQIVLTGYAMNYATRVRWSLSKAQETAIGVRDLSIDDPYADED, encoded by the coding sequence ATGATTCATCTTTCCAGCGTCATGGCCCGGAGGGCGCGGTTTTTGAACCGCTGGCACGCATGGCGCGCGACCCGTGGCCGGGGGCGGGTGCTGGGCTTCACCGCCTCGCCCGAGCCGCGTACCATCGGCTCTTTCGCGCGGGGGCGGCAGCTGATGGCGGGGAATTACCTCTTTGCGGGGAGCCTGCTTACCGCGCCGCAGACCGCGATGTGGGATCTGACCCCGCCTGACCCTGCCTTTGCCGCGGAGCTACACGGTTTTGCATGGCTGGATGACCTTGCCGCCGTGGGGGACGCGCGGGCGCGGGCCGCGGCGCAGGTCTGGCTGTGGGGGTGGATTGACCGTTTTGGGCGCGGGCAGGGACTTGGCTGGACCCCGGCGCTGACCGGGCGGCGGCTGATTCGCTGGATTAACCACGCGCTGTTCATGCTGCGGGGGACGGAGACCGAGCAGAGCGATGCTTTCTACCGTTCATTGGAGCAACAGACCCGCTTCCTGTCAAAACGCTGGCGCGCCTCTGCGCCGGGCTTGCCGCGGTTCGAAGCGCTGACTGGGTTGATCTATGCGGGGCTTTCATTGGAGGGGTTGGAGGAACTGGCCGATCCCGCGATCAAAGCCCTCGCGCGGGAATGCGCCAGTCAGATAGATGCCGAAGGCGGCCTGCCCACGCGCAACCCCGAAGAACTGCTCGCCGTTTTCACATTGCTCACTTGGGCCGCCGCCGCGCTCAGCGATGCAGGCCGCAGCACGCCCAAAGAGCACCTAACCGCGATTGAGCGTATCGCACCCACCCTGCGCAGCCTGCGTCATGCCGATGGCGCATTGGCACGCTTTCACGGCGGTGGGCGCGGCATGGAAGGCTGGCTGGATCACGCGCTGGCGGCAGCCAAGGTCAAGACGCGGCAGCCCGATGGGCTGGCGATGGGCTATGCAAGGCTGTCGGCGGGGCGGACCAGCGTGATTGTGGATGCGGCGGCCCCGCCGGGCGGCGCGGCTTCTGGCAATGCCCATGCCTCGACATTGGCGTTCGAGCTGACCTCGGGGCGGCGGCCCTTGGTGGTGAACTGCGGCTCCGGCGCGTCATTTGGGTTGGAGTGGCGTCGGGCAGGGCGGGCCACCCCATCGCATTCCGCGCTATCGCTCGTGGGCCATTCCAGCGCGCGGCTGGCAGAGCCCGATCGCTACACGCGAGAAGAGGCGCTGATCAACGGGCCGCGCCATGTGCCGGTGGAGATGGGAGAGGCCGATGAGGGCCTGCGCTTTGAGGGCGGCCATGATGCCTATCTCAGCAGTCATGGGCTGACCCACGCGCGGCGGCTGGAACTGACTTCGGATGGGCGCAGTCTGACGGGGGAGGATATGCTGCTTGCGATAGAGGGGGCGGAGAAGCGGCGCTTTGATAAAGTGCTGAGCGCTACCCAACTGAAGGGCGTGCCTTTTGACATCCGTTTCCACCTCCACCCGGATGTGGATGCCACCGTGGACCTTGGCGGCGCTGCGATCTCGATGGCGCTGAAAAGTGGGGAGATTTGGGTGTTTCGCCACGATGGGACGCATAATCTGTCTTTGGAAGCAGGGGTTTACCTCGAAGGCACCCGGCTGAAGCCCCGTTCTGCGCAGCAGATTGTGTTGACTGGATACGCCATGAACTATGCCACACGGGTGCGCTGGTCGTTGTCAAAAGCGCAGGAAACTGCGATTGGCGTGCGAGATTTGTCGATCGACGATCCCTATGCTGATGAAGACTGA
- a CDS encoding dihydrodipicolinate reductase, which translates to MRFIFALAATAVLALSALPAAAEYARIQSKSDFVAAVNGKRLTRPLVDLRVTSGGAISGKGAVWEVTGTWTWKDGFFCRTLVWGGKDLGYNCQVVMRDGAKIRFTSDKGTGESAVLTLR; encoded by the coding sequence ATGAGGTTTATCTTTGCACTCGCCGCGACTGCGGTGCTGGCGCTGAGCGCCCTGCCCGCGGCGGCGGAATATGCCCGTATCCAAAGCAAATCCGACTTCGTCGCGGCGGTGAATGGCAAAAGGCTGACCCGCCCGCTCGTCGATCTGCGGGTGACCTCTGGCGGAGCCATTTCCGGCAAAGGCGCGGTTTGGGAGGTCACGGGCACTTGGACGTGGAAAGACGGTTTCTTCTGTCGGACGCTGGTCTGGGGCGGCAAGGATCTGGGCTATAACTGCCAAGTGGTCATGCGCGATGGCGCGAAAATCCGTTTCACCTCAGACAAGGGGACGGGTGAATCGGCGGTGCTGACCCTGCGCTAA
- a CDS encoding DUF1674 domain-containing protein — MPDQRPIPDSRPGPDPTPSPAPDLPPQPKPGPKPIPDTPHDPTPAPGPDLPAAAQRALAEAAARREAAAALDLPAELGGRDGPEPVRYGDWEKKGIAVDF, encoded by the coding sequence ATGCCCGATCAACGCCCCATTCCCGACAGTAGACCCGGCCCTGACCCAACTCCAAGCCCCGCGCCGGACCTGCCCCCGCAGCCCAAACCGGGCCCGAAACCGATCCCCGACACGCCGCATGACCCGACACCGGCCCCCGGCCCGGACCTGCCCGCCGCCGCGCAACGCGCCTTGGCCGAAGCTGCCGCACGGCGCGAGGCCGCCGCAGCACTGGACCTGCCCGCCGAACTCGGCGGGCGCGATGGGCCAGAGCCGGTGCGCTATGGTGATTGGGAGAAAAAGGGCATCGCTGTCGATTTCTAA
- a CDS encoding DUF1643 domain-containing protein — protein sequence MPLITRSHTKGDAPSTAVYSACEQYRYSLTRVWDSAALRVMFVMLNPSTATEVQNDPTVERCERRARVLGFGGFRVTNIFAWRATDPRDMRAAADPIGPDNDSTLIDGADWADRIIAAWGVHGAHLDRGLTVAARLASGAKPLYHLGLSKAGHPRHPLYLPYTQEPVLWQP from the coding sequence ATGCCCCTCATCACCCGCAGTCATACGAAGGGCGATGCGCCCTCAACGGCGGTCTACTCTGCTTGCGAGCAGTACCGCTACAGCCTCACACGAGTCTGGGACAGCGCTGCGCTGCGGGTGATGTTCGTGATGCTAAACCCCTCCACCGCGACCGAAGTGCAGAATGACCCGACGGTCGAGCGCTGCGAGCGCCGCGCGCGGGTGCTGGGTTTTGGCGGTTTTCGGGTAACCAATATCTTTGCATGGCGCGCCACTGATCCGCGCGACATGCGCGCTGCCGCTGATCCCATCGGGCCGGACAATGACAGCACGCTGATCGACGGGGCCGATTGGGCCGACCGTATCATTGCGGCCTGGGGCGTGCACGGTGCCCATCTGGACCGCGGTTTGACCGTTGCCGCGCGGCTGGCTTCGGGGGCCAAACCGCTCTATCACCTTGGACTGTCCAAAGCGGGGCACCCCCGACATCCGCTCTACCTGCCCTACACGCAAGAACCGGTTTTGTGGCAGCCCTAG
- a CDS encoding RsmB/NOP family class I SAM-dependent RNA methyltransferase → MADTGVQARRSAVYLLDQVLGEEPRLMSELLASGALDKLPPDDRARAQRLAQDTLRGLERADRLLQKHLQKPPPLTVRNVLRVGTVELCQGGAAHGVVNTMVNLVSQHRTLSHLKGLTNAVLRKIAAQGPEAWGALRAPRLPKWLRGPLAEAWGTDAIAAMEEAHFAGAPLDLTAKGDPAALAEAVGGTLLPTGSVRVTDAGQVSTMPGFAEGDWWVQDAAAAIAVRVLAPKEGETVLDLCAAPGGKTMQLAAAGAVVTAVDQSHPRMQRVKENLTRVGLKAKTLTKDARAVEGEFDAILLDAPCSATGTIRRHPDLPHAKDGSEFGDLIELQSELIDHAWSLLKPGGRLVFCTCSLLPDEGEVQVDEALERHGDMTVDRAALDLPGVEAAWQTEEGGLRLRPDFWADKGGMDGFYIACLRKGEASRAVGR, encoded by the coding sequence ATGGCAGACACAGGCGTTCAGGCCCGCAGAAGCGCGGTATATCTGCTGGATCAGGTTTTGGGCGAAGAACCACGTCTGATGTCGGAACTGCTCGCCTCCGGCGCGTTGGACAAGCTGCCCCCCGATGACCGGGCGCGGGCACAACGTCTGGCACAGGACACGCTGCGCGGGTTGGAGCGTGCCGACCGGCTGTTGCAAAAACATCTGCAAAAGCCCCCCCCGTTGACCGTGCGCAACGTGCTGCGCGTCGGTACGGTGGAGCTCTGTCAGGGCGGGGCGGCGCATGGGGTCGTGAACACGATGGTCAATCTCGTGTCCCAGCACCGCACGCTGAGCCACCTCAAGGGTCTGACCAACGCCGTCTTGCGTAAGATAGCCGCGCAGGGCCCCGAAGCATGGGGCGCCCTGCGCGCACCGCGCTTGCCCAAATGGCTGCGCGGCCCGCTGGCTGAGGCTTGGGGAACGGACGCCATCGCCGCGATGGAAGAGGCGCATTTCGCGGGCGCGCCGCTTGATCTGACCGCCAAAGGTGACCCTGCCGCTTTGGCCGAGGCCGTGGGCGGCACTCTGCTGCCGACCGGCTCGGTCCGGGTGACGGATGCCGGGCAGGTCTCGACCATGCCCGGCTTTGCCGAAGGCGACTGGTGGGTGCAGGACGCTGCCGCCGCGATTGCGGTGCGGGTGCTGGCCCCGAAAGAAGGCGAGACCGTGCTGGACCTCTGCGCCGCGCCGGGGGGCAAAACCATGCAACTCGCCGCTGCCGGGGCCGTTGTCACTGCCGTCGACCAGTCCCATCCCCGGATGCAGCGGGTGAAGGAAAATCTGACCCGCGTGGGTCTTAAGGCTAAGACGCTGACCAAAGACGCGCGTGCCGTAGAAGGGGAATTCGACGCCATCCTGCTCGACGCGCCGTGCTCTGCCACCGGTACAATCCGCCGCCACCCCGATCTGCCCCATGCCAAAGACGGCTCGGAATTCGGTGATCTGATCGAGTTGCAATCCGAGCTGATCGACCACGCATGGAGCCTGCTGAAACCCGGCGGGCGGCTGGTGTTCTGTACCTGCAGCCTGCTGCCGGATGAGGGCGAAGTGCAGGTCGATGAGGCACTGGAGCGGCATGGCGACATGACCGTCGACCGCGCCGCGCTTGATCTGCCGGGGGTTGAGGCCGCATGGCAGACCGAAGAGGGCGGATTGCGTCTGCGGCCCGATTTCTGGGCTGACAAAGGCGGGATGGACGGATTCTACATCGCCTGTTTGCGCAAAGGCGAAGCGTCACGCGCCGTAGGGCGGTGA
- the rpsO gene encoding 30S ribosomal protein S15 produces the protein MSITAEEKAKVMKDFATKEGDTGSPEVQVAILTSRITTLTEHFKTHKKDNHGRRGLLKMVATRRKLLDYVKAKDESRYQDLIKRLGLRR, from the coding sequence ATGTCGATTACTGCTGAAGAAAAAGCAAAAGTCATGAAAGATTTCGCAACCAAAGAAGGCGACACCGGTTCGCCCGAAGTTCAGGTTGCCATTCTGACATCGCGCATCACCACGCTGACCGAGCACTTCAAGACCCACAAAAAAGACAACCACGGCCGCCGTGGTCTTTTGAAAATGGTCGCGACGCGCCGCAAACTGCTGGATTACGTTAAGGCCAAAGACGAGTCCCGTTATCAGGACCTGATTAAACGCCTCGGCCTGCGCCGCTAA
- a CDS encoding calcium-binding protein, whose translation MVELRMLWLAGVMGLMAVGAVTFVEIETPPGEDVPEGDTPRGPNTVGDILSGSDGDETLQGGAGDDQLGGYGGNDLLYGAAGDDDLHGHDGNDTLHGDDGDDSLHGNDGDDDLFGGAGDDSLFGHNDDDFLYGGAGDDALQGSAGDDVLNGEAGNDALQGGLGDDALRGGAGEDTLFGGWGDDTLTGADDLQSRDYLNGGGGDDLIVAGAQDVVTSGEGTDQIIFGDWIGAEGAAQIMDYHAQDDSLLFVWDDSDATGAEPPLSILPDPDHPNQTLVLLDDIIVARVAGDSVTLDDIALIPLSAAFDLGLAA comes from the coding sequence ATGGTGGAACTGCGCATGTTGTGGCTGGCTGGTGTGATGGGTCTGATGGCGGTCGGCGCTGTCACTTTCGTTGAAATTGAAACGCCGCCCGGGGAGGATGTTCCGGAAGGTGACACTCCGCGCGGGCCCAACACCGTCGGAGACATCCTGTCGGGCAGCGATGGCGATGAGACGCTGCAAGGCGGCGCGGGCGACGACCAACTTGGCGGCTACGGCGGGAATGATCTGCTTTATGGCGCTGCTGGAGATGACGATCTGCACGGCCACGACGGCAATGACACGCTGCACGGCGACGATGGCGACGACAGCCTGCACGGCAACGACGGGGATGATGACCTTTTTGGCGGCGCAGGCGACGATAGCCTTTTTGGCCATAATGACGATGACTTCCTTTATGGCGGTGCGGGCGATGACGCGTTGCAAGGCTCTGCGGGTGATGACGTGCTGAATGGCGAAGCTGGGAATGACGCGCTCCAAGGCGGGCTTGGCGATGATGCGCTGCGCGGTGGTGCGGGTGAAGATACGCTCTTTGGCGGCTGGGGGGATGACACGCTTACCGGGGCGGACGACCTGCAAAGCCGCGATTACCTGAACGGCGGCGGCGGGGATGACCTCATCGTCGCGGGAGCACAGGATGTGGTGACGTCAGGCGAAGGTACGGATCAGATCATTTTCGGAGATTGGATTGGCGCAGAAGGTGCAGCACAGATCATGGATTATCACGCCCAGGATGATTCGCTCTTGTTTGTCTGGGATGACAGCGATGCCACCGGGGCGGAGCCGCCCCTTTCCATCCTGCCCGACCCAGATCACCCGAACCAGACGCTCGTCCTGCTGGATGACATCATCGTCGCGCGGGTGGCGGGGGACAGCGTCACGCTGGACGATATCGCGCTGATCCCGCTGTCTGCGGCCTTTGACCTTGGCCTTGCCGCGTGA
- the dapB gene encoding 4-hydroxy-tetrahydrodipicolinate reductase: MTQTPGIAVTGASGRMGQMLIREITASDKMHLAAAVERPGHDWVGRDVGEAMGGTASGVTVTDDAAEAFAKVQAVIDFTAPQATIAFAAEAAKAGIVHVIGTTGMTDEEIAQLAPAAEQGAVIVRAGNMSLGVNLLTQLTRQVAAALDVDYDIEIIEAHHNQKVDAPSGTALMLGEAAAEGRGVKLADVSDRGRDGIAGARKKGDIGFTAIRGGDIVGEHDVMFAAAGERIILRHIASDRALFARGALKAALWGQGQAPGEYDMLDVLGLKT; this comes from the coding sequence ATGACACAGACCCCCGGCATCGCCGTTACCGGCGCCTCTGGCCGCATGGGCCAGATGTTGATCCGTGAGATCACCGCCAGCGACAAAATGCATCTGGCCGCGGCGGTGGAGCGTCCCGGTCATGACTGGGTGGGGCGCGACGTGGGCGAAGCGATGGGGGGCACTGCGTCTGGTGTGACCGTAACTGACGACGCAGCCGAGGCGTTTGCCAAGGTGCAAGCCGTGATCGACTTCACCGCGCCGCAAGCTACGATTGCCTTTGCTGCCGAGGCCGCGAAGGCCGGGATCGTGCATGTCATCGGCACCACCGGGATGACCGATGAGGAGATCGCGCAGCTTGCCCCAGCAGCCGAGCAGGGGGCTGTCATCGTCCGCGCGGGCAACATGAGCCTTGGAGTGAACCTGCTGACACAGTTGACCCGTCAGGTCGCCGCCGCGCTGGATGTTGACTACGACATTGAGATCATTGAGGCGCATCACAATCAAAAGGTGGACGCACCGTCAGGCACCGCTTTGATGTTGGGCGAAGCTGCCGCCGAGGGGCGGGGCGTGAAACTTGCCGATGTCTCAGACCGGGGACGCGATGGCATCGCTGGCGCACGGAAGAAGGGTGACATCGGTTTCACCGCGATCCGGGGCGGTGACATCGTGGGGGAACATGATGTGATGTTCGCCGCCGCTGGCGAGCGGATCATCCTGCGCCACATCGCCTCTGACCGGGCACTGTTTGCGCGAGGCGCCCTCAAGGCAGCGCTTTGGGGGCAGGGGCAGGCGCCGGGCGAATATGACATGCTGGATGTGCTGGGCCTGAAAACCTGA